GAGAATGACCCCAAGCCTGGCGAAGCAGCGGCGGCGGTGGAGGGACAGCGGCAGCCGGAATCCAGCCCAGGCGGCGGctcgggcggcggcggcggcggcggcggtagCAGCCCAGGCGAAGCGGACACCGGGCGCCGGCGGGCTCTGATGCTGCCCGCGGTCCTGCAGGCGCCCGGCAACCACCAGCACCCGCACCGCATCACCAACTTCTTCATCGACAACATCCTGCGGCCCGAGTTCGGCCGGCGAAAGGACGCGGGGACCTGCTGTGCGGGCGCGGGAGGAGGAAGGGGCGGCGGAGCCGGCGGCGAAGGCGGCGCGAGCGGTGCGGAGGGAGGCGGCGGCGCGGGCGGCTCGGAGCAGCTCTTGGGGTCGGGCTCCCGAGAGCCCCGGCAGAACCCGCCATGTGCGCCTGGCGCGGGCGGGCCGCTCCCAGCCGCCGGCAGCGACTCTCCGGGTGACGGGGAAGGCGGCTCCAAGACGCTCTCGCTGCACGGTGGCGCCAAGAAAGGCGGCGACCCCGGCGGCCCCCTGGACGGGTCGCTCAAGGCCCGCGGCTTGGGCGGCGGCGACCTGTCGGTGAGCTCGGACTCGGACAGCTCGCAAGCCGGCGCCAACCTGGGCGCGCAGCCCATGCTCTGGCCGGCGTGGGTCTACTGTACGCGCTACTCGGACCGGCCTTCTTCAGGTGAGCCCGCGGGGACCACGCGTCCCGGCTCGCCGCGGGGAGCCCCGCGGAGCTGGGGGGCGGTGCTGGCGCGGGAACTTACCGGGAGGAAAACATCTCGAACCTCCCCCGCACACACGCACAAAGACTCACGCGACATTGTGTGAAGCTGACGCCGGCCCGGGCAGCGGCCAGGAGTCCAGCGGCAGGACTGATTCGCTAGGGGGTACAGACTTCTTAGGACCGCAGAAGggaccttctttctttctctgtctctctctcgccttcctctctctctgtctcccctctctgtcttccaCTCCGCCTTGGGGCATCTCTTCCCAGCCCCTAGCCCGTGTCTCCCccactgtagttttttttttttggtgggaacGGGGTGGCTGGAAGATGGGCCCGGAAGTGCACACTCTCAACCCCTTCCCTACGATCTTCCAACTCAGGCCAGGCCGGG
This genomic interval from Gorilla gorilla gorilla isolate KB3781 chromosome 6, NHGRI_mGorGor1-v2.1_pri, whole genome shotgun sequence contains the following:
- the EN2 gene encoding homeobox protein engrailed-2; translated protein: MEENDPKPGEAAAAVEGQRQPESSPGGGSGGGGGGGGSSPGEADTGRRRALMLPAVLQAPGNHQHPHRITNFFIDNILRPEFGRRKDAGTCCAGAGGGRGGGAGGEGGASGAEGGGGAGGSEQLLGSGSREPRQNPPCAPGAGGPLPAAGSDSPGDGEGGSKTLSLHGGAKKGGDPGGPLDGSLKARGLGGGDLSVSSDSDSSQAGANLGAQPMLWPAWVYCTRYSDRPSSGPRSRKPKKKNPNKEDKRPRTAFTAEQLQRLKAEFQTNRYLTEQRRQSLAQELSLNESQIKIWFQNKRAKIKKATGNKNTLAVHLMAQGLYNHSTTAKEGKSDSE